TTCTTATGAGTGAGAAAAAACTCGTTATTTAAATATGTATATTTAGAGCATACCCTAAAGTTACAATCTGAAAGTTCATGAAATTATGTATCATTTAAATGATTTTTAATCATAAATAACATGTAACTTTAGTATTAAGGATTTATAATTTACGAAATTGTTCATTTTTATCCAATTGGGGCGTGAAAAATTGAAAGGCCAAAAAGTAGGGTATATCCGGGTAAGTTCTGTCGAGCAAAACACTGGACGTCAACTTGAGGGAATTGAAGTCGACCGGATTTTTGTTGACCGTGCTTCAGGTAAAAATACTGACCGACCTAAATTTCAGGAAATGTTGAACTATGTCCGGGAAGGGGACAGGGTGATTGTACATTCCATGGATCGTTTTGCGCGAAGCCTGAAAGATTTGGTCACTGAAGTAGATAAACTGGTCAAACGAGGGATTGCCATCCAGTTTGTAAAAGAAAATATTACTTTTACGGCCGAATCCACCCCGATGGATAATTTGATGCTGCAATTGATGGGTGCTTTTGCACAGTTCGAACGTGAGATAATTTTAGAGCGGCAAAAGGAAGGAATAAAACTCGCCTCTGCTCAGGGGAAGTACAAAGGTCGGGTACATAAATTGAAACCTGATCAGGCTGAAGCTTTGCGACAAGACTGGAAGGAAGGGAAGTACCCTTCAAAAATGGCATTAGGAAAAGCTTTTGGGATTAGTCGTCAGGCGGTATACCGATATTTACAAGTTAGTGAATAGCTTATTGGGATTGGCAACTAAATTTAGTTTAACTTATAAAAATCATGAAACATTGTTCGAATTTTAAGCGTGGAACATAAATAATCAATAAAAAGCCGCTCTGGTACCCTATGCCCCACAACGGCTTGATCTAATATACTGAAATTTAATGATAAATATCAAGTATTTCGTATAAGGTGTATTATGTTATTTTTAGAAAAACTTAACTTAAATAGATAAATCTAATATATTATCTTTCTCACAATTTCATAAATATCAATTATCTAATAAGCTTTAAATCCTCTTGCTAAGTCTGTATGCTGTTTTATCAGAAAGATACTATAGAGGGTAATATGCATAGTTTTTCTGTAAAAGAATTGGATCAGTTGATTGAAAATGATCTAAAGGAAAAGAAAAAATCTAGTAAGTTATTGATTGGATATAAACTATTTAATGATCTAATGAATGACCCTAAATTTTATGCAGAAGTGACAGATTCAGCCCTGAGTGCCACAAAACGAAAATATAAGAACCTCAAGATCAAGATTACGACGGATAAATATCAACTTCATTTTGAATAAAACATAAAAAAGAGAGCTAGCAGCTCTCTTTTTTATGATAGAAGTGTACTCACTAGTACACTTCTATCATATCCATTTTACATAATGGTCATTATGAATAGTTATTACAATTTCATTAATTATCATATAGATATATTTTTTTGACTTCGTATAAGGTGTATTATGTTTATTTTAGAAAAACTAATTGATTCTTGAAAGTAAACAGGCTTCCATTATCAGATATTAAGAGGTCTCAAATTCTTTCTGATAATAGATTAACTAATACTTTTAATTCATCTCGTAATTGATTTAAGTTATCAAACTCAATGTTCTTGGTAAGCTCTTTAGGAATCTTTTCTGCTTCAGCAGATAAGTCTCGCCCTTTATCTTTTAATGAAATAAGAACTCGTCTTTCATCATTAGGATCACGTGATCGATTAATTAGACCAGATGTCTCCATTCTTTTTAATAGTGGGGTTAATGTTCCACTATCAAGATGTAAAATTTGTCCAAGATCACCCACACTTACACATTCTTTTTCCCACAAAACCAACATCACTAAATATTGAGGATAAGTGAGTCCGAGAGGTGTAAGAAAAGGGCGATAAGCTTTTACGATTAAATTAGATGCAGCATAAATAGGAAAACATAGTTGCTCATCTAAGCAAAGCTGATTCTTGGACATAGCTTTTTATTTGGTATAGACAGTGGTAGACACCTGTATATTACCTCGAATAGCATTGGAATAAGGACATACTTGATGCGTTTGTTCCACGATTTTCTCTGCATCAGCTTGTGAAATACCTGAAAGTGTGACATCTAAGTGTACTGTCAAGGCAAATCCACCATTGCCATTAGCAACCATTCCAACAGTACTCAGGACCTCTACATCGTTATCACGGATTTTATATTCTTTATTGCTACGAGTTACATGGATCACTGCATTTCCAAAGCATGCAGCATAGCCAGCTGCAAATAATTGTTCAGGATTCGTTGCATCACCTTTACCACCTAATTCTTTTGGCAAAGCCAATTTTAGTTCTAAGATACCATCTTCACTACGAATATTTCCTGAACGTCCACCGATTGCTTTAACCTGGGTAGAATAAAGATTACTCATTTTGATTACCTTTAAATAAATACATTGTGTGCAATATAATTGCACACAATGTATTTATGTCAACTGTTTTTTATATTCCATTTAACATAATGGTTGTTATATGAAATGCAACTAAATTCAGTTGCATTTTTTAATTTCAGGGGACTATACTTAGTCGTAACTGAGTAGGGCTAAAATATGGGTAAAACGGAAAAGTTATTGGAAAAATTTGGAAATTCAAAAAATACGTTTCCATATAAAGATTTAGTCGTTTTACTGAGCCAGCTCGGCTATGAAAAATTTGAAATGGCAGGCTCTCGTGTTCGGTTTTTTAATGAAAAAACTGAACATATGATTTTACTGCATAGACCACACCCTGAAAATGAAATCAAAGGTGGGGCATTGAAAGCTGTAAAACAGGCACTCAAGCAGGAGGGATTTTTATGAGCTATTTAAAATACAAAGGTTATCTCGGAACAATTGAGCCTGATCTTGAAACAGGTGAGTTATTTGGAAAACTTGCTTTTATTCGTGATCTTATCACCTATGAAGCGGAAACTTTAAAAGCCCTTGAGAAAGCTTTTCAGGAATCTGTAGACGGCTATTTAGAATCATGTGCTGAACTAGGAAAATCTCCTGATCAACCATTCAAAGGCACTTTTAATGTCCGTATTAGCCCTGAATTGCACCGTAAGGCGGTTTTAGCATCAAGTAATTCTCTAAATGCCTTTGTCAGTGATGCGATTCAAGAAAAGTTAATGCGTTTAGGTGCGTAATTTATTGAAGCCTAGGCTACTACCTAAAAATTGAAAAACTCAGCAAAAATGGGAGCTTAAAGCTCCCATTTTTAGTTTTGTATAAGGTGTATTATGTTAATTTTAGGAAATCTAAATACTCTTTTGATTCATACTTCTTTAAAAACTTTTTTTCTAAGCCATAGCGAAACTGTCACTAAGGCAATCAATACAGGCACTTCAACAAGCGGTCCAATCACTGTTGTGAAAGCTACAGGTGAAGCTAATCCAAAAGTGGCAATCGCTACAGCCAGTGCTAATTCAAAATTATTGCCTGCCGCAGTAAAGGAAATAGCAGTCGTTTTGGCACTGTTGCAAATAGAGATTTGAGTCGATGATGTTCCCTTTAAAAAGTGCTTAGAGACCGAAAACCCTGTTGATTAGACACACTTCACCCTGAGGCTGACCATAATAAAATGACGATGCTTGTCCTTTACGTAGTGCACGCATGACTTCAATACCTTTAATTGTGGCATAAGCCGTCTTCATAGATTTGAATCCTAATGTGGCCCTGATGATTCGCTTTAACTTACCATGATCACATTCAATGACATTATTTTTATACTTAATCTGCCTGTGCTCAATATCTACTGGACATTTTCCTTCTCGCTTTAATCGTGATAAAGCATGGCCATAGGTCGCTGCTTTATCTGTATTGATGACCCTTGGAATTTGCCATTTTTTCACCGTATTGAAGATCTTTCCTAGAAAACGGCTTTGTTGCATAAACATTCAAAAGCTGAGTTCTCCCCAATCCATTCAAATTTAAGACACAACTTGGGTGCGAGGTCTACCTAATTCCGTAAATCTATTCAGAACTGCCACACGCGCATGAATTTCATTGACCTGACTTTGAAAATGTCTTGCCGTCAGCCTATCACCTAATAATTTGATGCAATGCATCTTGGTTTCCACCAAACTACGACGGTGATAACCCGACCATTTTTTCCATAGGGTTCTACCTAAATGTTTAACCGTTTGAAGTAACTCATTTCGTTCTATTGAACTTATTTTAGAATCTTTCCAGGGCTTGGCATTCTTTCTGGGTGGAATTACTGCATGTGCTTGACGATCTGAAATCACTTTTCTGCAGCACTTCGTGTCGTACGCGCCATCGGTATAGACAGAATCTATTCGCTCATCTAGTGGAATTTGATCCAGTAAATCACCTAGTACTTGTGAATCACTGACATTATTTGTAGTAAGCTGAACGGCACGTATTTGCAGTGTTTCAGCATCTATACCAATATGCAGTTTACGCCATTGCCGACGGTATTCAGGCTGATGTTTTTTACGCTTCCATTCGCCTTCACCTAAAAACTTTAAACCCGTAGAGTCGACAAGTAGGTGTAACCCATCATGACTTTTCTGATAGCTTATCGCAATATCAATATGCTTTTGTCGTCTACAAAGGGTGGAGTAATCTGGTGCTGTCCAATTCAAGCCACAGAGTTTAATCAGGCTTTGAACAAAGCCAGTAACCATACGTAAAGAAAGACGGAATAGAGATTTGATCATTAAACAGCATTGAATCGCTGTATCGGAATAAGTTTGATTTCGTCCTTGCTTGCCTTGTGGTTGTGCATACCATTGCGTCTTAGGATCAAACCAGATTGAAATATTTCCTCGCTTGATTAAAGCTTGGTTATACGAGGACCAATTGGTTGTACGATAGATTTTAGGTGTAGGCTTCTTCATCTGGAAATTATATTACTGAAGAAGCCTTCAAGAATAGCTTTGTGCAACAAAGCCATGCAGTAATGTTAAATTTCCTCAATTCCCTTATTTTGAAATTCTCTTATTCAATACCCACGACAGTGGTTATATAGCCTGTTGTTAATAGAATTGATAGACCTAATAACATCTCAAATAAAATGGCATGACTAAGGTGTTTAGCGAATTTAGGATGTTGAAGACGCGGGGTGAAATACCATTTGTTGAAGGCAGCTAAAAGTAGAATACCTATAACAAAAAACATTTTAACCATGAAACCATAGCCATATGCGGTATTGATTAAGGTATTAAAATCTTTAATTAAAAGAAGAGCTACACTAGCGCCACAGGCGATTAATATCCCAACAATGAAAGCAGCAATACGTCCAAATACATGCATGCGATCTTTTAAAGGTAAACCACTTATTTCCCGGCTGGTTTTCCATAACGGATATAAAGACCCCATCCATAAAGACATAACTAGAATATGGATTGATAATAAAATTTGAGCAAGTAAGGTTAAATTAGCGACATGTCCGAGCTGGGAAAAACTAAAAATAATCGGGAGAAGTAAAACACAAAATATTGAACTTTCAATTATAGAAAAATGACCTTTGTTCCTGTTAAGTTTAACCACCATGAGAAGAAGTAAAAGAGCAAAACTAATAGAACGAAGAACGTATATATACCCCGTCGGAGTATTAACCAATATATTAATATACGTGGGGTCCACCATCCCTGTAATACCAGTATTGGCAAAACTACCAATCAGAATAAAA
The sequence above is drawn from the Acinetobacter radioresistens DSM 6976 = NBRC 102413 = CIP 103788 genome and encodes:
- a CDS encoding type II toxin-antitoxin system HicA family toxin; this translates as MGKTEKLLEKFGNSKNTFPYKDLVVLLSQLGYEKFEMAGSRVRFFNEKTEHMILLHRPHPENEIKGGALKAVKQALKQEGFL
- a CDS encoding organic hydroperoxide resistance protein, with translation MSNLYSTQVKAIGGRSGNIRSEDGILELKLALPKELGGKGDATNPEQLFAAGYAACFGNAVIHVTRSNKEYKIRDNDVEVLSTVGMVANGNGGFALTVHLDVTLSGISQADAEKIVEQTHQVCPYSNAIRGNIQVSTTVYTK
- a CDS encoding type II toxin-antitoxin system HicB family antitoxin: MSYLKYKGYLGTIEPDLETGELFGKLAFIRDLITYEAETLKALEKAFQESVDGYLESCAELGKSPDQPFKGTFNVRISPELHRKAVLASSNSLNAFVSDAIQEKLMRLGA
- a CDS encoding IS5-like element ISAha3 family transposase, which translates into the protein MKKPTPKIYRTTNWSSYNQALIKRGNISIWFDPKTQWYAQPQGKQGRNQTYSDTAIQCCLMIKSLFRLSLRMVTGFVQSLIKLCGLNWTAPDYSTLCRRQKHIDIAISYQKSHDGLHLLVDSTGLKFLGEGEWKRKKHQPEYRRQWRKLHIGIDAETLQIRAVQLTTNNVSDSQVLGDLLDQIPLDERIDSVYTDGAYDTKCCRKVISDRQAHAVIPPRKNAKPWKDSKISSIERNELLQTVKHLGRTLWKKWSGYHRRSLVETKMHCIKLLGDRLTARHFQSQVNEIHARVAVLNRFTELGRPRTQVVS
- a CDS encoding MarR family winged helix-turn-helix transcriptional regulator; translated protein: MSKNQLCLDEQLCFPIYAASNLIVKAYRPFLTPLGLTYPQYLVMLVLWEKECVSVGDLGQILHLDSGTLTPLLKRMETSGLINRSRDPNDERRVLISLKDKGRDLSAEAEKIPKELTKNIEFDNLNQLRDELKVLVNLLSERI
- a CDS encoding recombinase family protein; translated protein: MKGQKVGYIRVSSVEQNTGRQLEGIEVDRIFVDRASGKNTDRPKFQEMLNYVREGDRVIVHSMDRFARSLKDLVTEVDKLVKRGIAIQFVKENITFTAESTPMDNLMLQLMGAFAQFEREIILERQKEGIKLASAQGKYKGRVHKLKPDQAEALRQDWKEGKYPSKMALGKAFGISRQAVYRYLQVSE
- a CDS encoding copper resistance D family protein, whose protein sequence is MISEYWMWATWLTKVILYLSVAFVVGGAFCYFLLRQYLELKESILKYITIGAGLGLISSTLGFFILIGSFANTGITGMVDPTYINILVNTPTGYIYVLRSISFALLLLLMVVKLNRNKGHFSIIESSIFCVLLLPIIFSFSQLGHVANLTLLAQILLSIHILVMSLWMGSLYPLWKTSREISGLPLKDRMHVFGRIAAFIVGILIACGASVALLLIKDFNTLINTAYGYGFMVKMFFVIGILLLAAFNKWYFTPRLQHPKFAKHLSHAILFEMLLGLSILLTTGYITTVVGIE